From Salinicoccus roseus, one genomic window encodes:
- a CDS encoding CDP-glycerol glycerophosphotransferase family protein translates to MNVLQKKVRKLFRKTVPRRVRERLIKKLILHDITVHADHVIVNVSFKNFLKTGLERRLQVTLTNGPAIYELDAHRQGHIIGIEVPFAVIDQTEGRSTVKMMLGRKKLIVQTDVDNAGKKRSFFSNRRYFNVSIVRGNLLIANLLSDYRFKTDQPMALSNIEAGYRRLELSAEGMDDMSDHALAFHYGNKLKIMENISEDPSIMQIADFTDAVMGRPDVYLLKDFELVPIRYTGEPFAMAALNHAITYFRQDGMLSAEITSHKARVEAFESVLHDDAVRMHFYTDTSAALSALLVADTASDDIIRIPFAGDQTGEAAEVSVPLDQLINNISRKRLMFETAGDAPIRLQLDMKDIGTFGFDGRIWAASHFEKFQIWFYRRKDGMLGFNVARRRLKRQVTDIDDFNLEGYIRGEDAFIDSTPHMAFVDRYSGDFVRVEIGNSFNVDLKELDFIDIKSKDKTIIDVFIEIVHSSGEVLRREKIKYRHSEYRKDNFYARHEVVDASGNTHHHLITTTPYNNLKVETFMIPASVDIPEDTSRKDMNTWLLGERYDTAQDNGYALFTWLKENTDVDAYYVIEDTAGDYEKIRDEDNVLAFGSDAHFDLAFRAGVLLGTHDLENLLPYKTARGFFHYEDTVKVFLQHGVLGRKPVEYDKKYYDLPFDLFIVSSTPEKENVVMRKMGYEEDEVAATGLARFDHLPHHNETRDILLMPTWRDWISTDDAFLNSTYYARYHSLIHNERLNRLLEENDVHLNFYPHYRAQRYFNDEHLDQGKNIHFIRLGERTVQDLLIAHSLLITDYSSVSFDFTLMNKPVIYYHFDVRQFFRQGRLRPLSQTFIGDIAKKEEDLVDAIEIYIRNGFQPREVDLSSIFDYQDHNNRRRIYEAVMKKIEKLED, encoded by the coding sequence ATGAACGTGCTGCAGAAGAAAGTACGGAAATTATTCAGAAAAACCGTTCCCAGACGTGTGCGGGAGCGTCTGATCAAAAAATTGATCCTGCATGACATCACTGTGCACGCGGATCATGTAATCGTAAATGTGTCATTCAAGAATTTCCTCAAGACCGGACTGGAAAGAAGGCTCCAGGTCACATTGACGAATGGCCCGGCGATCTATGAACTGGACGCCCACCGCCAGGGACACATCATCGGCATCGAGGTTCCATTTGCCGTCATCGATCAGACAGAGGGGCGGTCGACCGTTAAAATGATGCTCGGTAGAAAGAAGCTGATCGTCCAGACAGATGTGGACAATGCAGGAAAGAAACGATCATTCTTCTCGAACCGGCGATATTTCAATGTATCCATCGTCAGAGGCAACCTGCTGATTGCAAACCTGCTGTCGGACTACCGCTTCAAGACGGATCAGCCTATGGCACTTTCAAATATTGAGGCCGGCTACCGACGGCTTGAACTCTCGGCCGAAGGCATGGATGACATGAGTGATCATGCACTCGCCTTCCACTACGGCAATAAGCTTAAAATAATGGAGAACATATCCGAAGACCCTTCCATCATGCAGATTGCGGATTTTACAGATGCGGTGATGGGACGGCCGGATGTATATCTGTTGAAGGACTTTGAACTGGTACCGATACGCTACACGGGAGAACCGTTCGCCATGGCTGCATTGAATCATGCGATCACATATTTTAGACAGGATGGTATGCTGTCGGCGGAGATCACCAGCCACAAGGCACGTGTGGAGGCGTTCGAAAGCGTTCTTCACGATGATGCTGTACGGATGCACTTCTACACCGATACATCTGCAGCGCTGTCTGCACTGCTCGTGGCAGATACGGCTTCTGACGACATCATCCGCATCCCGTTTGCCGGCGATCAGACCGGAGAGGCGGCTGAAGTCAGCGTGCCGCTCGATCAGCTGATCAACAATATATCACGGAAGCGCCTCATGTTCGAGACCGCCGGCGACGCACCGATCCGTCTGCAGCTGGACATGAAGGACATTGGAACATTCGGATTCGATGGGCGGATATGGGCGGCTTCCCACTTCGAGAAGTTCCAGATATGGTTCTACCGGCGCAAGGATGGCATGCTCGGCTTCAATGTCGCGAGACGCCGGCTGAAGCGTCAGGTGACCGACATCGACGACTTCAACCTGGAGGGCTATATCCGGGGGGAAGATGCATTCATCGACAGCACCCCCCATATGGCATTCGTCGACCGGTACTCTGGAGACTTCGTGCGGGTGGAGATCGGCAACAGCTTCAACGTGGACTTGAAGGAACTGGACTTCATCGATATCAAAAGCAAGGACAAGACGATCATCGATGTATTCATAGAAATCGTCCACTCGAGCGGTGAAGTGCTGCGCCGGGAGAAGATCAAGTACAGGCATTCGGAATACAGGAAGGACAACTTCTACGCGCGCCATGAAGTGGTGGACGCATCAGGCAATACGCATCACCATCTCATTACGACGACGCCCTACAACAACCTCAAAGTCGAGACCTTCATGATTCCCGCTTCCGTCGATATACCGGAAGATACGAGCCGGAAGGACATGAACACCTGGCTGCTCGGGGAACGGTATGATACCGCCCAGGATAACGGCTATGCCCTCTTCACCTGGCTGAAGGAGAATACGGATGTCGACGCCTACTATGTCATCGAGGATACCGCCGGCGACTATGAGAAAATACGGGATGAAGACAATGTGCTCGCATTCGGATCGGATGCACACTTCGACCTCGCCTTCCGGGCGGGTGTCCTCCTTGGCACCCATGACCTTGAGAACCTGCTGCCATACAAGACGGCACGGGGCTTCTTCCACTATGAGGATACGGTCAAGGTCTTCCTCCAGCACGGTGTGCTGGGAAGGAAACCTGTTGAGTATGACAAGAAGTACTATGACCTCCCGTTCGACCTGTTCATCGTCAGCAGTACACCGGAGAAGGAGAATGTCGTCATGCGCAAGATGGGGTATGAAGAAGATGAAGTCGCCGCAACAGGGCTCGCGCGCTTCGATCATCTGCCCCACCACAATGAAACGCGCGACATCCTCCTCATGCCGACATGGCGCGACTGGATCAGCACGGACGATGCATTCCTTAACAGCACGTATTACGCCCGCTACCACAGCCTGATCCATAACGAACGCCTCAACAGGCTGCTTGAGGAGAATGATGTGCACCTGAACTTCTATCCGCACTACCGTGCCCAGCGCTACTTCAACGATGAGCATCTCGACCAGGGGAAGAATATCCACTTCATACGGCTCGGTGAACGTACGGTGCAGGATCTGCTGATCGCGCACTCCCTGCTGATCACAGACTACTCGAGTGTCAGTTTCGACTTCACGCTGATGAACAAGCCGGTCATCTACTACCACTTTGATGTCCGCCAGTTCTTCAGGCAGGGCCGGCTGCGCCCCCTCTCCCAGACATTCATCGGGGACATCGCAAAGAAGGAAGAGGACCTGGTCGATGCCATCGAAATCTATATCAGGAATGGCTTCCAGCCGCGCGAAGTGGACCTGTCCAGCATCTTCGACTACCAGGACCACAACAACCGCAGACGCATCTATGAAGCGGTGATGAAAAAAATAGAGAAGCTTGAGGACTAG
- a CDS encoding CDP-glycerol glycerophosphotransferase family protein yields the protein MIREAAITVYLTVVRIIFTGFKVFPVQNKTVMLASFGDNIEKVRHEVARRTDSRIVVLRESSCRSAFDGMENKNLISFSPKHLPQFIRGIYHLATAKVVFVDNYHLILAACDFKEKTTCVQLWHANGAVKLFGLKDKTTKTRPDSAHRRFRQVYDRFHKVVVSSDEMADIFKEAFGLDEENMMRTGVPRTDFFHSEDRLDEARRKMHEALPQIKGRTVILYAPTFRDDGFTVRDLPIDISRMEQALGDTHHLLVHLHPAVDFKGFESTTFATDTSKRHGIFDLLSVTDILITDYSSIPFEFSTLRRPMIFHPYDLEQYESTRGLWFDYESLAPGPVVRTTEGIIETIEADSFNMEAIEAFDAVWNKYADGSSTKRLIETVYKEKLED from the coding sequence ATGATTAGGGAAGCCGCAATCACCGTGTACCTCACGGTGGTCCGCATCATCTTCACAGGATTCAAGGTTTTTCCAGTCCAAAACAAGACCGTCATGCTGGCATCCTTCGGCGATAACATCGAGAAAGTCCGCCATGAAGTGGCACGGCGTACGGACTCCCGCATCGTCGTGCTGAGGGAATCTTCATGCAGAAGTGCATTCGATGGGATGGAAAATAAAAATCTCATCAGCTTCTCACCGAAGCACCTCCCGCAATTCATCAGGGGGATCTACCATCTTGCTACGGCCAAAGTGGTGTTCGTCGACAACTACCACCTGATCCTCGCTGCATGCGACTTCAAGGAAAAGACGACATGCGTCCAGCTGTGGCATGCCAATGGGGCAGTCAAGCTGTTTGGCCTAAAGGACAAGACGACGAAGACCCGCCCGGACTCCGCCCACAGGCGCTTCAGGCAGGTCTATGACCGGTTCCATAAGGTGGTCGTCAGTTCGGATGAGATGGCGGATATCTTCAAGGAGGCGTTCGGCCTCGATGAAGAGAATATGATGCGGACCGGCGTGCCGCGAACGGACTTCTTCCATTCGGAGGATCGGCTCGATGAGGCCAGGAGAAAGATGCATGAAGCACTGCCGCAGATAAAGGGCAGGACCGTCATCCTCTACGCACCGACGTTTCGGGATGATGGGTTCACGGTGCGTGACCTGCCGATCGATATCAGCAGGATGGAGCAGGCACTCGGGGACACCCATCATCTGCTCGTGCACCTGCATCCCGCAGTGGACTTCAAAGGTTTTGAGTCGACCACTTTTGCGACGGATACATCGAAGCGGCATGGCATCTTCGACCTGCTCAGTGTGACGGACATCCTCATTACGGATTATTCATCCATCCCCTTCGAGTTCTCGACACTCCGCCGGCCGATGATATTCCATCCATACGATCTGGAACAATACGAGTCCACACGGGGCCTATGGTTCGATTATGAATCATTGGCGCCGGGTCCCGTCGTCCGTACGACGGAAGGGATCATCGAAACGATTGAAGCAGACAGCTTCAATATGGAAGCCATCGAAGCGTTTGATGCGGTATGGAACAAGTATGCAGATGGCAGTTCGACGAAAAGATTGATTGAGACAGTATATAAAGAGAAGCTTGAGGACTAG
- the tagD gene encoding glycerol-3-phosphate cytidylyltransferase: MKKVITYGTFDLIHMGHINILRRAKKMGDYLVVAISTDEFNTMKHKQAYYSFEQRKQILEAIRYVDEVIPEHTWDQKIQDVKEHDIDIFVMGHDWEGEFDFLKEYCEVIYLPRTEGVSTTKTKQDLSKRHD, encoded by the coding sequence ATGAAAAAAGTCATCACCTACGGGACATTCGATCTGATTCATATGGGACACATCAACATTTTGCGCCGCGCCAAGAAAATGGGGGACTACCTCGTCGTCGCCATCTCGACCGATGAGTTCAACACCATGAAGCACAAGCAGGCATACTACTCCTTCGAACAGCGCAAGCAGATACTCGAAGCCATCCGCTATGTGGACGAAGTGATTCCAGAGCACACATGGGACCAGAAGATCCAGGACGTCAAGGAACACGATATCGACATCTTCGTCATGGGACACGACTGGGAAGGGGAGTTCGACTTCCTGAAGGAATACTGTGAAGTCATCTACCTCCCGCGGACCGAAGGGGTATCCACGACGAAGACGAAGCAGGACCTGTCGAAGCGGCATGATTAG
- a CDS encoding CDP-glycerol glycerophosphotransferase family protein, whose product MKSLKVIALKLYKLLFWSLGRCFHKDHRLIMFESFLGRQYSDNPRALYEYMSAAYPDYRLMWSVDRRHKKIFKEMEIPYVTRFTPSWIIYMNKATLWITNSRLPLWIPKPKDTTYLQTWHGTPLKRLGTDIDTVHMPGTETEKYKRNFTKESSKWDYLISPNRYSTEIFRRAFAYDRPVLETGYPRNDHLFVNNDSAAREKIRRKLRLPLGKKIIFYAPTWRDDAYHGRGRYKFDLQFDVDRMQRELSDDYVIILRLHYLIAENLDLSRYEGFLYDFSKYEDIRDLYVISDVLVTDYSSVFFDYAVLERPMIFYTYDIDNYRDKVRGFYFDFEQEAPGPLVKTTDGLLGAIRETETLDFNEKYGTAAFRERFCALEDGQASKRVSDEIICHLKDKIV is encoded by the coding sequence ATGAAATCCTTAAAAGTAATTGCATTGAAACTCTACAAATTGCTGTTCTGGTCGCTTGGGAGATGCTTCCATAAGGACCACCGGCTCATCATGTTCGAGAGCTTCCTCGGCAGGCAGTACAGCGACAACCCGCGGGCCCTGTACGAGTACATGTCGGCGGCTTACCCGGACTACCGCCTGATGTGGAGCGTCGACAGGCGTCATAAGAAAATCTTCAAGGAGATGGAGATCCCGTATGTGACACGATTCACGCCGAGCTGGATCATCTATATGAACAAGGCGACGCTGTGGATCACGAACAGCCGCCTGCCGCTGTGGATACCGAAACCGAAGGATACCACGTATCTGCAGACATGGCATGGCACGCCACTCAAGCGTCTCGGCACGGACATCGACACGGTCCATATGCCGGGGACGGAGACGGAGAAGTACAAGCGGAACTTCACGAAGGAATCCAGTAAATGGGACTATCTGATTTCCCCGAACCGCTATTCGACCGAGATCTTCCGCCGTGCATTCGCCTATGACAGGCCGGTGCTCGAGACGGGCTATCCGCGGAATGATCATCTGTTCGTGAACAACGATTCCGCGGCCAGGGAGAAGATCCGCCGGAAGCTCAGGCTTCCACTCGGCAAGAAGATCATTTTCTATGCACCGACGTGGCGGGATGATGCCTATCATGGACGCGGCAGATACAAGTTCGACCTCCAGTTCGATGTAGACCGGATGCAGCGGGAGCTGTCGGATGACTACGTCATCATCCTCAGGCTCCACTACCTCATTGCCGAGAATCTGGACCTTTCCCGATATGAAGGCTTCCTGTACGACTTCTCCAAGTACGAGGACATCCGCGACCTCTATGTCATCTCGGATGTGCTAGTCACCGACTATTCCTCCGTGTTCTTCGACTACGCAGTGCTCGAACGCCCGATGATCTTCTATACCTACGACATCGACAACTACCGGGACAAGGTGCGCGGCTTCTACTTCGACTTCGAGCAGGAGGCGCCGGGGCCGCTCGTCAAAACGACGGACGGACTGCTCGGGGCCATCCGGGAGACGGAGACGCTCGACTTTAACGAAAAATACGGTACCGCAGCCTTCCGTGAACGCTTCTGCGCCCTCGAAGACGGACAGGCGTCGAAGCGCGTCAGTGATGAGATTATTTGTCATTTAAAAGATAAAATTGTATAA
- a CDS encoding ABC transporter permease, producing MKSIWVVLKEQFNHFYLVRRLSMYDIKSKNQNNYLGIVWEVLTPLISILIYWFVFATLRQREPIQMGGMEVPFFFWLFIGFVVWTFFFQGSIEASKSIYRRLKLLSKMNFPLSLIPNVAIFSKFYTHILMLVIAFVVFQFAGYYINIYYVQLAYYIFGTYALVFAFSLITSTLSTLVRDVHLLLNSLLRMALYLSGVLWPLTLLSDFPTLMRLMQLNPLVYLIEGYRSVFFGTEWYFITHWELTLYFWGLIFVMLAIGATLHVKFRRNFIDYL from the coding sequence ATGAAATCCATATGGGTCGTATTGAAGGAGCAGTTCAATCACTTCTACCTTGTGAGACGCCTGTCCATGTACGACATAAAAAGTAAAAACCAGAACAACTACCTCGGCATCGTGTGGGAAGTGCTGACGCCATTGATCAGCATACTGATCTATTGGTTCGTCTTCGCCACACTGCGGCAGCGGGAGCCGATACAGATGGGCGGCATGGAAGTACCGTTCTTCTTCTGGCTCTTCATCGGCTTCGTCGTCTGGACGTTCTTCTTCCAGGGCAGCATCGAAGCCTCGAAGTCGATCTACCGGCGCCTGAAGCTGCTGTCGAAGATGAACTTCCCGCTCAGCCTCATACCGAATGTCGCGATATTCTCGAAGTTCTATACACATATACTCATGCTCGTTATTGCGTTCGTGGTCTTCCAGTTCGCCGGATACTACATCAACATATACTATGTACAGCTCGCCTACTACATCTTCGGCACATATGCCTTGGTGTTCGCGTTCTCACTGATCACGTCCACCCTGTCTACGCTCGTGCGGGATGTGCACCTGCTGCTCAACTCGCTTCTGCGCATGGCACTGTACCTTTCCGGTGTACTCTGGCCGCTGACGCTGCTGTCGGACTTCCCGACGCTGATGCGGCTCATGCAGCTGAACCCGCTCGTCTACCTGATCGAAGGCTACCGTTCGGTATTCTTCGGCACCGAGTGGTACTTCATCACCCATTGGGAGCTGACGCTGTACTTCTGGGGCCTCATCTTCGTGATGCTCGCCATCGGTGCGACGCTGCACGTCAAATTCAGACGCAATTTCATCGACTACCTATAA
- the tagH gene encoding teichoic acids export ABC transporter ATP-binding subunit TagH — protein MTKTIVTRNLVKNYKLYENQKERIFDLLSPRSHGQVFHALNGVDFEAEQGDVIGFIGINGSGKSTLSNIIAGIVPESGGEVHVNGQTALIAVAAGLNDELTGRDNIELKCLMLGFSKDEIQELEPDIIAFSELENFIDQPVKSYSSGMKSRLGFAISVNVDPDILIIDEALSVGDRAFAEKSLQKMMQFKEQGKTMIFVSHSINQVKNFCDKILWLEFGRVKAFGEVGDVIPLYESFLNKWQKMSKEERDEYRTRTMNRETNGNDYRKVGSLLLLDDGEEDLEISHKYTIQPVSKLAHLKAHATDIFRAPNDHERAENAKKYKNRVYHVKREATYQFENYYLLSTRASGTEGVIGWIRATEATAHVHTLVDRDRKDLTLTGKGFAATAPWGGSQQYVYESLEDHAGRSFAVNQTVLVGNNVWYRGRIEGEDKDVWVHESSTSEETTET, from the coding sequence ATGACCAAAACAATCGTGACCAGGAATCTGGTAAAAAACTACAAGCTCTATGAGAATCAGAAGGAGCGCATCTTCGACCTCCTCAGCCCGCGTTCCCACGGCCAGGTGTTCCATGCCCTGAACGGTGTGGACTTCGAGGCCGAACAGGGGGACGTCATCGGATTCATCGGCATCAATGGCTCCGGCAAATCGACATTGTCGAACATCATCGCCGGCATCGTGCCGGAATCCGGCGGGGAAGTCCATGTCAACGGCCAGACGGCGCTGATCGCCGTCGCAGCAGGGCTGAATGATGAACTGACCGGGCGAGACAACATCGAGCTGAAGTGCCTGATGCTCGGGTTCTCGAAGGATGAAATTCAGGAACTCGAACCCGACATCATCGCCTTCTCCGAACTCGAGAACTTCATCGATCAGCCGGTCAAGTCGTATTCGAGCGGCATGAAGTCGCGCCTCGGCTTCGCCATCAGCGTCAACGTCGATCCCGATATCCTCATCATCGATGAGGCACTGTCCGTCGGCGACCGGGCGTTCGCCGAGAAGAGCCTGCAGAAGATGATGCAGTTCAAGGAGCAGGGCAAGACGATGATCTTCGTCAGCCACTCGATCAACCAGGTCAAGAACTTCTGTGACAAGATACTGTGGCTCGAATTCGGCCGGGTCAAGGCTTTCGGCGAAGTGGGTGACGTCATTCCGCTGTACGAGTCGTTCCTCAACAAATGGCAGAAGATGTCGAAGGAAGAACGCGACGAGTATCGGACACGCACGATGAACCGTGAGACCAACGGCAACGACTACCGCAAGGTCGGCAGCCTCCTGCTGCTGGATGACGGGGAGGAAGATCTCGAAATCTCCCACAAATACACCATCCAGCCGGTCAGCAAGCTCGCCCATCTGAAGGCGCACGCCACCGACATATTCCGTGCGCCGAACGACCACGAGAGGGCGGAAAATGCAAAAAAGTACAAAAACAGGGTATATCATGTAAAAAGGGAAGCCACCTACCAGTTCGAGAACTACTACCTGCTCAGTACACGGGCGAGCGGCACCGAGGGTGTCATCGGCTGGATCCGTGCCACCGAAGCGACGGCCCACGTCCACACGCTGGTCGACCGGGACAGGAAGGACCTCACCCTGACGGGGAAAGGTTTTGCCGCAACGGCACCATGGGGCGGCAGTCAGCAGTATGTGTATGAATCTCTTGAAGATCATGCCGGCCGCAGCTTCGCCGTGAACCAAACGGTGCTCGTCGGCAACAATGTCTGGTACAGAGGCCGTATCGAAGGGGAAGACAAGGACGTCTGGGTCCATGAGAGCAGCACTTCAGAAGAAACGACGGAAACATGA
- a CDS encoding WecB/TagA/CpsF family glycosyltransferase — translation MTEQNRNVTVMGIEFTNTTLEGFMESTVRPCLDHGDKCFIVTANPEIVIATRDHPDFKETVQSADHVLPDGIGIINAAKMMGTPLQERVSGIDTMRAMLAYAEEKGYSAYFLGAKEEANRKAVERTERRFPKLKVAGRHHGYADLDEDALVESIANTEPDIIFVALGMMKQEQWIRDHMDHFDKGIFMGVGGSFDVLSGEAKRAPDIWIRFQIEWLYRLIKQPKRITRVMKVAQFMMLHTPIISSIMRLFGYSKTRQRKKG, via the coding sequence ATGACTGAACAAAACCGAAATGTCACAGTGATGGGGATCGAATTCACGAACACGACACTGGAGGGATTCATGGAGAGTACCGTCCGTCCGTGCCTTGATCATGGGGACAAATGCTTCATCGTCACCGCCAATCCCGAAATCGTCATCGCCACCCGCGATCACCCTGACTTCAAGGAAACCGTACAGTCTGCGGACCACGTACTGCCGGACGGCATCGGCATCATCAATGCCGCAAAAATGATGGGCACACCGCTCCAGGAGCGGGTGAGCGGCATCGACACCATGCGTGCGATGCTCGCCTATGCCGAAGAGAAGGGCTACAGCGCCTATTTCCTCGGCGCGAAGGAAGAAGCAAACCGAAAGGCCGTGGAACGGACAGAAAGACGCTTCCCGAAACTCAAGGTAGCCGGACGCCACCACGGCTATGCGGATCTTGATGAAGACGCACTAGTAGAGTCGATTGCGAACACGGAACCGGACATCATCTTCGTCGCACTCGGCATGATGAAACAGGAACAATGGATCAGAGACCATATGGACCACTTCGACAAAGGCATCTTCATGGGCGTCGGCGGCAGCTTTGACGTTCTCTCCGGTGAAGCCAAGCGCGCACCGGACATCTGGATCAGATTCCAGATCGAGTGGCTGTATCGGCTCATCAAGCAGCCGAAGCGCATCACACGGGTGATGAAGGTCGCCCAGTTCATGATGCTCCATACCCCAATCATCAGCAGCATCATGCGGCTGTTCGGATATTCGAAGACACGCCAACGCAAAAAGGGCTGA
- a CDS encoding GNAT family N-acetyltransferase, whose translation MWNIKRFEELSLGELTEIFRLRQEVFILEQESLFEDIDGEDGEAIHIFYQEDDMTKSYCRITKSDKIVIGRVLVNPDYRGEGRGKELFDYALEHVKQEYPSTPVAITAMCYLEDFYETFGFRRISERYDIAGHQHVDMALEQ comes from the coding sequence ATGTGGAATATTAAAAGGTTCGAGGAACTATCTCTTGGAGAACTGACAGAGATATTCCGTTTGAGGCAGGAGGTCTTCATATTGGAGCAGGAAAGCCTGTTTGAGGATATTGACGGGGAAGATGGAGAAGCGATACACATTTTCTATCAGGAGGATGACATGACCAAATCCTATTGCCGGATCACGAAGAGCGATAAGATCGTCATCGGCCGTGTGCTGGTCAATCCCGATTACAGGGGAGAGGGCAGGGGGAAAGAACTGTTCGACTATGCCCTTGAACATGTAAAGCAGGAATATCCGTCCACACCGGTCGCCATCACGGCCATGTGTTATCTGGAGGACTTCTATGAGACTTTCGGCTTCAGGCGGATATCGGAGCGCTATGATATTGCGGGGCACCAGCATGTGGATATGGCACTGGAGCAGTAA
- a CDS encoding O-antigen ligase family protein, producing the protein MTNINVNRAYFTYEAIVFTTVFTLLFMVTNIFMIDYRNLQRMITSQDPFMILMLAAILVFLYKNARISLSPLRKMFLTLWGLYIGSLFLSMVIAGHFVWTEALILLMVMAILFYRIPGRLVVYLVIGALTSLPSLLLIDHTLNESGATLVLVFTAGLLLMSRTNRAMIFYMLPTFLVLNIITTSRTAIFTYLAIAFLQLAWINLYRTMETQRKWFLGIVTGGLAIVFLIFGRSIYRFFVGYSTSEQGFNMNEFTSHRYELWATVWHNRQWFGEGHAYFNFTELIHAHNIFFDTLGRYGIIPLVLFILVIGVISLLATTKYTLGILLYFGAYIFIGLFEYNYLFMFVYFSPIVLLFMFMAYILTLREDMSDMNAAKSGK; encoded by the coding sequence ATGACAAATATTAATGTGAATCGGGCCTATTTCACATATGAAGCAATCGTATTCACTACAGTGTTTACATTGCTGTTCATGGTGACCAACATCTTCATGATCGACTACCGGAACCTCCAGAGGATGATAACTTCACAGGATCCTTTCATGATCCTGATGCTTGCGGCAATCCTCGTATTTCTATATAAGAACGCCCGCATTTCGCTGTCCCCGCTCAGAAAAATGTTCCTTACGCTTTGGGGACTCTATATCGGGTCATTGTTCCTCAGCATGGTCATTGCCGGCCACTTCGTCTGGACGGAGGCGCTGATCCTGCTCATGGTGATGGCCATCCTTTTCTACCGCATACCAGGACGGCTCGTCGTGTATCTCGTCATCGGCGCACTCACAAGCCTGCCGTCACTGCTTCTGATCGACCATACGCTCAACGAATCTGGGGCGACGCTGGTGCTTGTATTTACGGCAGGGCTTCTGCTCATGTCGAGGACGAACCGGGCGATGATCTTCTATATGCTGCCGACGTTTCTGGTTCTTAATATCATTACGACAAGCAGGACGGCGATCTTCACCTATCTGGCCATCGCCTTCCTGCAGCTTGCCTGGATCAACCTGTACAGGACGATGGAGACCCAGAGAAAATGGTTCCTCGGCATCGTCACCGGTGGATTAGCCATCGTCTTCCTCATATTCGGCAGATCGATATACCGGTTCTTCGTAGGATACAGTACCAGCGAGCAGGGATTCAATATGAATGAATTCACTTCCCACCGCTATGAACTGTGGGCGACGGTGTGGCACAACAGACAGTGGTTCGGGGAAGGGCATGCGTACTTCAACTTTACGGAGCTTATCCACGCCCACAACATCTTCTTTGATACACTCGGGCGCTATGGCATCATCCCGCTGGTGCTGTTCATCCTGGTGATTGGGGTGATCAGCCTCTTGGCGACGACCAAATACACGCTCGGCATCCTGCTGTACTTCGGTGCCTACATCTTCATCGGGCTGTTCGAATACAACTACCTGTTCATGTTCGTCTACTTCTCGCCGATCGTGCTGCTGTTCATGTTCATGGCGTACATCTTGACACTCAGGGAGGACATGTCCGATATGAATGCGGCCAAATCTGGAAAATAG